The DNA sequence AGACTGCAATTCTGCAATGTCCATGACCATTGAAGTATCACCCCTTTTTGTTTTTAATTTTTTAAATTAAACACTCAATTTTTCGCTTTTCAATATGAGCAATAATTTCGCCAACCAAATAAGTGGAGCCAGTTATCAAAATCAAATCATCTTCCTCGGCTTTGTTTAATATAAAGTCAAATGCTTTATCAGAGTCCTGGATATAAGTTGAGCTGATCCCATGCTTTTGAAAAATTTCATATATAGTTTTTGCATCAAGTGCTCTTCCTATCTTAGGTTGAGTTGCAACTGCAAAATCAGTTATCTCGGATAGTTTTCGTATCATTTTTTCGTATTCTTTATCCCGCATCACGGCAAAAAGAAGTAAAAGTTTTTTGCGTTTAAAAATCTCAAGTTCAGAAACAAGTTGAGTTATAGCTGGGTAGTTATGTGCGACATCAATTATAATTTTCGGATTTTTGGAGGTGTTAGATAAGTTTATGATTTCAAGCCTACCTCTCAATCCAGAGAAACTTCTTACATTCAAAAGCCCTTCGTATACGCTTTTCTTATCAAAACTTAGAAGCCCGAGATCAGTGAGAAGTTCGTAAACTAAAATCGCAAGTTGTGAATTTTTTAGTTGGAATCTTCCAGAAACCCCCGCAACCAGATCAGGATAAAAATTTTTCTCTGTTTTGAGATCAAATTTCAAACTATTTTCATCTACCGACTTAACATTTACCTTTGAGATTTGATCGGCTATTATCAGTTTTGATTTTTTTTCTTTCGCAACCTCTTTAATTACATTTAATGCTCTTTCATCGTCGCATCCAGTTATGCAGGGGGTTTCATCTTTAATTATCCCCGCTTTTTCAAGAGCGATCTTTTCAATTGTATCACCAAGCACATCCATATGATCGTAAGAGATCGTCGTTATCACAGACACAGCTGGCTTAATTACATTCGTTGAATCAAGTCGTCCACCAAGCCCAACCTCAACGACTGCGAAGTCAACTTTTTCATCAGCAAAGTATTTAAAAGCAATTGCTGTAGTTGCCTCAAAGAAAGTCGCCTTCAGATTAACGATCTCATCTTGAAGAATCTTTACATATTCAACAACTCTTTCTCTCGGGATCGGAATACCGTTAATTCTTATTCTTTCAGTGAAATCAACGAGATGTGGCGAAGTGTATAAACCTACTTTATAACCACTCGCCTTTAAAATAGATGCTATGAACGAAGATGTTGAACCTTTGCCGTTTGTTCCAGCTACATGAATAGATATAAACTTTCTCTCAGGATTCTGAAGTAATTTAAGCAATCTTTCTATATTTTGCAAACCAAGTTTGATCCCAAAGCGTTGTAGTGAATAAAGAAAGTTTATCATTTCAATGTAGTTTTGAGATTGTTTCATGGATTTCCCTCGTTATCGGTTTATTTTTCAACTTTTGGTGAGTCGATAACTATTGAACCAACAATTTCGTTAACATCATAAATTTTGTTTTCTTCACAATATCTTATTATCCCTGAGATGATTTGAAGTGAAGCGGTAGGGTCAATAAAGTTAGCAGTCCCAACTTGCACCGCTTTTGCTCCAGCTATCATAAATTCAACTGCGTCTTCCCATGTCGTGATACCACCAATTCCGATAATAGGAATATCAACATTTCTAAAAACTTCAAAAACTTTCGCTATGGCTATCGGTTTTATTGCAGGACCTGAAAGCCCTCCAGTGATACTTGCGATTTTGGGTTTTCTGGTTTTTATATCAATTGCCATTCCAACGACTGTGTTGATTAAAGAGACCGCATCTGCTCCTTCTTCTTTACAAACTTTGGCGAAGTCGGAAATTCGTGTTACATTTGGTGTGAGTTTAATTATCAAAGTTTTATCAGTAAGCTTTCTTGTTTCTTTTACGATCTTAGCTGTCATGGAAAGATTTGTGCCAAATTCAAGCCCACCTTCTTTTACATTTGGACAAGAAATGTTGATTTCATATGCGCTTACTCCTTCAGCGTCTTCAAGTCGGTTTATTATCTCGCAATAATCTTCAACTCTTTTCGCAGCTATATTTACAATTATTGCAGTATCATAGTTTCTTAAAATAGGTAATTTTTCCGTTATAAACTTGTCAACACCAATGTTTTCAAGTCCAATTGAATTTAACATACCACAAGGAGTTTCCGCAATTCTTGGTGGTGGATTTCCAATTTTCGGTTTTAATGTTAATGACTTGGTTACGATTCCGCCAAGTTTATTTATGTCAACAGTCCCAAGTAATTCATCTCCATAACCAAATGTTCCAGAAGCAACGAGGACGGGATTTTTAATTTTTAATTTTCCTATTACAACTTCGGTTTTTATCATAATACAATTTCGTTTGAATTAAAAACTGGACCATCTTTGCAAGCGAGTTTATAGATTCCGCCTTTTGATCTTACGGCACAGCCCCGACATAAACCAGTCCCACAAGCCATTTGAGTTTCAACGGAAATCTCACAATTTAGGTTTAGTTCATTACATAGGTTAACAAGTGCTTTTAACATTGGATTTGGTCCACAGCCAAAAATTTTAAAGGTGGATAAAAAAGAGGTTAAGTCCGTATTCGTTATATTTGACTTCAAAAATTCAATAATAGTTCCTTTGTATCCAAGAGAACCGTCATCGGTTGCTATTTTGATGTTTTCAAGCCCGTCGGTTACGAGCTGATGTTTGGTTTTCGCTCCAATGAATGTGATTATTTTTTTATTTTTTTCCTTTAAAATTTTCGTTAAAAATGGAAATGGCGCAATTCCAAGCCCGCCTGCAACAATAATAGCAGTGTCAAATTCATCGGTTGTATTAAATCCGTTCCCAAGCGGACCAATTATGTTGATTGAAGCACCAGCTTTAAAAGTTGAGAGAATCTTCGTTCCTTTTCCTATAGCGTTGAAAATAATTTGAATTTTATCTTCAATGGCATTATAAATACTAAAGGGGCGTGGTAAAAGTGGATCAAAATTTTCTGAAACTTTTATATTTATAAACTGCCCAGGTTTTGCGTTTTGTGAAATTTCGGGCGCTAAAATTTCCATTCGGTATATGTTTTCTGCAACAAGTTCATTAGAAACGACAAGCGCAGTTGTTTTAATAATCATCTATTATTATCCTTCTTTTCTTACCATCTCTTGTCGTCGGTGCTTCGTCAATAATTTCTTCAATTTCTTTTGTCTTCATTTTCTCTTGTTCAATTGGCTTTGGCAATGTTTGTAATGGCAAGGTTTGTGGTTGCTGTCCTAAATTTTTCTCGGGATTTAATTTAAGCTCAGCCATCTTTGCATATTCCGAACCTGGGAATTTCTCCAAAACATTTGTATAATACTCTTTCGCTTTTGCGAAGTTTTTTAGTTTATATTCGTTTATCCAACCGATTGCATAAAGTGCCTTTGCTTTGATAGGGGAATTGGTATTTTGATTAAAAATTAAAGTAAGCATTTTAATCGCAGCTTCAGGATCTGTGTCAATCATTGATATTGCCTTGTGATAAATTTCATTCAATGTGTCTTTTACAACTTCGTTCTTAATCCCAAGTAATTTCATTAAGTGCGTTGAAAATTCACTGTGAGGGAATTTCCTTATAAGCTCAAGGTAAATTGTTCTTGCTTTTGCGGTGTCAATTGATTCATAAATTGTTCCAAGGAGATAATAGGAGCGTGGAACTATGTTAGATTCTGGATATTTATCAATTATGCTCTCAAGATAATAAATTGCTGAGTCGGTTCTGTTAAGGAACATGTAAAAGGTCCAGGCAAGCGAATACTTTGCTTGTGATATCAAGCTTTTTAGAGAATCAGTATTTATCACGATGGCTGAGTCAGAATTATGTATCACAGATTTTAAAATGCTGTCGTTTCTTGTGATGATATCGTGATAGCGAAAGTAATCGTTTAATATCGTTGATTTTTTCAGTGCTTGTTTTGCTACATCGCTTTGTGGGAATTCAATAAAGGCTCTTTCGTAGAAGATTTTCGCTGAGTCGTATTTTCCAAATTTTGTTTCATAGATTTGACCAAGTTCAAAATATCCAAATGCTGATTCCTCAGTCCTTCTGTAGGTCGTATCAAGATAGTTATAAGTTTGAATTGCGAGATCTATTTTTCCCGAAATATAGTGAGTACGCGCAAGCTCAAGATAAACTTTTCTTTCGTAATCTTTGTCTATGTTTGAAAAGATAAGATCGTTTAAAACTCTTTCAGCAAGTTCATAATTTCCGATCTTGCGTTGTTGAACAGCGTATTTTATCAACGAATAGATTTTAAGATTATTTCTACCAGTTGCTTTGGAAGCATTATTGTAAAATTTTGCGCTTTCGGTTGGATTTCTAATTTCGCTAATTTCACCGAGATAGAACAAAATTTCTGCTTTATCTTCGCCTTTCGCTTGCTGTGCTGAAAGATTGAGGTAATGAATTGCGCTATCAATTTCGCTAATTCTATATTTTACCAATCCATAAATTTTATAGAGCTTCCAGAGATCTTTATTTCTTGGACTTTGGGGCACCTTGGTTTGGAATGCTATTATGGCATCTTCATATTTCTTTTCTTTTGAAAGCGTTAACATCAGGAAGTAAAGCGCATCATTGTAAAGTTTGCTTTTGGGAAATGTTGATATAAGCTCCGCGAACTTTCGTTCCGCAGCGAGATAGTTATCTTGATAAAGGTAGGATTTTCCTATCATAAGCAGAGCATCATCGCCGACGGATGTATTAAGGTGATACTGTAGGATTTTTGAGCACTTTTTTATGACATCGTCAAGTTTGGCTTTATCGTTTGGAGGTATGTTGAATTCGGAATCAAATTTTTCAACTGATAAAAATTTTTCATAGGCAAATCTATTCTGTAAAGCCTCTTCTACTTGTTCAAAAATTACTTGGGCATTATAATAAGTGTTGAAGTATGCGTTAAATTCACTGCGCATGCTTTTCCAAATTGAACAGCCAGAAAATATTAAAATTGATAATATAAACGGGGTTAATTTTTCTACCTTGCGGTTCAAGTTTAGCTTTTGCATTGAGTTTGTTCAGATTTAATTTATAACAATCGTTCTCAATTTGCAAATTTTTGAAAATTTGTTCTATCGTCAAATGATTCGGGTTAGAAGGGGAAACTTGAACTTAAGGAAGCTTGCTGATTTGTTGCTTTGAATTTGCTTTTTAGGTGCGAAATGTTTAATTTTATTTAGATTAAATTTAAAATAGGTGAGCGAAATGGCAAGCGCAAAATTAATAGAAAAAGTTCAAGCAGATTTTAAAAATTATCTTAAACGAGGAAATCTCAGAGCAACTGAGCAAAGATATGAAGTTCTAAATTCTATCCTTCAAATAGATGGACACTTTGATGCGGAGGAACTTTTCATCAAAATGAAAAGTGAAGGTAAAAAGGTCTCAAGAGCGACGGTTTATAATACGCTTGATCTTCTCTTTGAGCTTGGCGTTGTTTCAAGGCATAAGGTGGGGAATGTGTTTGTGTATGAAAGAGCATTTGGGCGAGCGCATCACGACCATCTAATATGCGTTAATTGTAGATCAATAATTGAATTTAGAAGCGAAGAAATTGAAAGATTACAAGACGAGATCTGTAAAAAATATAAATTCAAGCCGATAAGGCATACGCACCAAATTTTTGGGCTTTGTGCAAAATGCGCAGAAAAAGAGAAATAAAAAAAGAAGAGCTTATGAAATTAGCAGATGTAGAACCGGGAACAGAAATTGAAATATGCGAATTACCAAGCGGAAATATAAAAACTCATTTTGTTCGTCTTGGTGTAATAGAAGGGACAAAAGTTAAATGTGCCCATAAGTTGCCCGGAGGAACAATAGTAATTTCAAAACGACATCGTGAAATTGCTGTCGGAAGTGAAATAGCGAAAAAAATTATCGTCAAAAAAATTTAAAATTTTTATGTATACACATCAACGAGCCGAGATTGAACTTGAAAAAGGATTAAAGAAACTTGTTTTGGTTGGAAATCCGAATGTCGGTAAATCTATCTTTTTCAATTATTTCACAGGACTTTATGTTGAGGTCTCAAACTATCCTGGGACAACTGTAGAAATTTTGAAAGGCAGATATAAAAACTTCATCGTATATGATACTCCAGGAATCTATGGACTTTCATCATTTAACGATGAGGAGAGAATCGCAAAGAATATGATTATGGAAGCCGATGTAATTTTAAATATAGTTGATGCTGTGAACCTTGAGAGAGATCTTTTCCTCACGCTTCAACTCATAGATACGGGGAAACCCGTTGTTGTTGCTTTGAACATGATGGACGAAGCTGAAAAGAAAAAGATAAAAATAAACATTGAGCGACTTTCAAAACTGCTCGGCGTTCCAGTTATTCCAACAATTGCGGTAAAGCAACAGGGTTTTAAAGAAGTAGCTGATGCAATTGAAAAAGCAACTATCGGGAATAGAGATAAAAAAATTCAAGAGAAAATCTCAACGATATCAAAGAAATTCAAAGTATCTGAAATTGAATCCCTTTTGATAATTGAAGGTGATTCGGAAACGATAGATAAACTCAAGTCAAAGTTTGATGGTGAAATTTACAACTTTGATGAGAGAGAGAAAATCTATATTGAACGACGCAACAAAGCTAACCAGATTGTCGCTGAAGTTGTAAGCATTGATACAGCTGGTGGAAAAGTTTCTGGTTTAATCGGGAGGTTGGCTATCCATCCAATTTTTGGTCTTTTTTTCATCGCCATTGTGCTTTATCTTGCATATCTCGTCGTCGGGAAATTGATCGCTCAAGATCTTGTAAGCTTTACTGAAAATGAGATCGGAAGCAGAATTTATGAGTATAACATTAGAAAGTTTGTGGCAAATTATTTTCCTGTAGAAATAAATGTTAATGTCCTTGATGAAAATGAAGAGATAGTTGAGGTCAAGAATTTCGTTTTTGAACATGGTTTGAAGAATTCACCGAATACTTTGAACGAACTGCAAAATTTCGTAAGAGATAAAAATGTTGAATATGAATTTAACTTTAAAAGCCCAGTTCTAACTATACTTTTTGGTGAATTTGGAGTTTTAACGATGACTGTGAAATATCTTTTGTTTTTACTTTTGCCTTTGGTCATTGGGTTTTATCTTATGCTTGCAATACTTGAAGATAGTGGTTATCTGCCGCGACTTGCAACTTTCGTTGATAGATTGATGAACTATGTTGGTTTAAATGGGAAAGCTGTCATTCCAATGATACTTGGCTTTGGATGTGTAACGATGGCAACGATTACGACGCGTCTTCTTTCAACAAGTAGGGAAAAGAGAATAATGACAGCGATTTTGCAAATAACGATTCCATGTTCTGCACAGCTTGCCGTGATAACGGCACTTCTTATGAGAGCTGGGTTTCAGGCAACACTGATATATCTTTTGACAATGTTTTCTGTTTTCGTAACAGTTGGCGTTGTTTTGAATAAAGTTCTGCCTGGTAGCGCAACGCCACTCTTGATAGATTTGCCACCGATGAGAATTCCAAGGATTGACAATCTTGCAAGAAAAACCTGGATGAGAACCTTCTATTTTATAAAAGAAGCCGGGATGTGGTTCTTCATTGGTGCTTTTTTAATTGGAGTAATGCAAGTAACTGGTTTGCTTGAAAAATGGATTCAAGTGCTTTCACCTTTGACCATTAATTGGTTACAGTTACCTGCCGAGGCTTCAAGAGCTTTTATAATGGGAATTGTCAGAAGAGATTTTGGGGCTGCTGGTTTTTATGCGCTTGATTTAACGCCGATGCAAACAGTAGCTGGTCTTGTAACGATAACTTTATTTGTTCCGTGTATCGCTTCACTTATGGTTATGCTTAAGGAAAGGGGAGCTTTTGAAGGATTAATAATATGGGCTTCAAGTTGGATTATAGCTTTTACGGTTGGTGGTATAGTTTCACAGATTCTAATTTAAACTCCTCGTGCGGTTGGAGACCAGATATATTTGTGTAATTGAATTTGGAATCTAACGGGAAGTTTATCTTCAAGTATCCAAGTTACAATTTCAACCGGTTCAATTTCCCCAAAGACGGGAGAAAATAGAATAGTACCAACTCTTTCTGCGAGATTAAATTTATTTATTACCTCCTTAGCCCATTCGTAGTCGCTTCTATCTTTTATGACGAATTTAACTTCATCTTTTGAGGATAAATAATTTATGTTTTCCCATCTGTTTTTATGGCTCATCTTGCTTCCGGGACATTTGATATCCATTATAATATGAACTCTCGGGTCAACTTGGCTTATGTCTCTATGACCACCTGTTTCAAGCAAAACTGTAAAGTTTTCATCACATAATCGTTTCATTAATTTAAGTGAGTTTTCCTGTAAAAGTGGCTCTCCCCCTGTTATCTCAACGAGTTTACAATTGTATGACTTTACTTTTTCAATTATTTTATCAATTGTCATGTCGGTTCCTTCATAAAATGCGTACTCAGTATCACACCATATGCATCTCAGATCGCAATACGTTAATCTAACGAAAACGCACGGAAGACCAACCCAACTTGATTCACCTTGAATGCTGAAAAAAATTTCGTTTACCGTGAGTATGTTTTCGTCTTTATTTATGGACATCGGATTTATTCTTGATAAATTGCAGTATACTTTTCCGTTTCCCAGATCTCAACCAAGTCAATTTCAAGGTTATTATATTTACCAAGTTTTACTTTTAATTCATCGTAGAAAAATTTAGCAAGGTTTTCTGCAGTCGGTTGGATTTTATCAAATGGTGGTATATCGTTAAGGTGATAGTGATCAAGTTTGTCGACAATTTCATTTAAAATTTTTGCTAATTCTTTGAAATCAATCGCCATTCCAAAGTTATTAAGTTCTTTCGTTTTAACTACAACCTTCACATTCCAATTGTGCCCGTGTAAGCGACCGCATTCGCCAGGATAATCTCGTATTATATGGGAAGCGGAAAATTTTTTTTGGACAGAAATTTTATACATAACTTCGCGATATTATTTTTTTAATGTCTTTATCTTTGCCGAAAATTAAAAGCTCATCTTCTGGCTCAATTTTCGCATCTGGATCTGGAACACCGAGTGGTTTTTTGTTTTTTATAACGGTGATTAGAAGAACATTATAATTTTTTCTAAGTTCAAGTTCGCGAATTGTTTTCCCAATGAAATCCTTAGGCGCCTTAATCCAGGCTACTTCATAATCTTTGGTTATTTCAAAAAATTCTATAAATCCATCGCTTAAAAGCAGTTTTGAAACATGCTTTGCAACTTCTTCTTCGGGGGAGATTATGTCTTCTTCACTGATGCCGATGCTTTTTAAAATTTTCTTGTGAATTTCTTCAGTTGCCCTCGCAATTATTCTTTTAGCTCCAAGCTCTTTCAAAAGAACGCAGGTTAAAAGCAGTGCTTCAAAGTTTTCGCCTATTGTGACTATGACTGCGTCCATATCCTTAAGACCAAATCTCTCAAGTTCTCTTATATCGGTGCTATCAAGTTTTACAGGGACGATGTTTGGATGGGATAGTTCGTTTATTCTTTCTTCGTTTAAATCAATTGCGAGAACTTCAACATTGGCCTCTGCGAGATCAAGCGCGAGATTTTTGCCGAAGGTCCCTAATCCTATTATAGCGAATTTCTTTTTATTCATTTATGTGACGAGGACATTTTCTTTTTGATATTCATATTTTCTCTTCTCAATCCTTCCAAAAATCGCAAACGAAAATACAAGTGGACCAACTCTTCCGATAAACATCATCATAATGATAATTAACTTTCCGAAAATTGTCAAATCAGCGGTTATACCTCTGCTTAGTCCCACTGTCCCAAAAGCCGAGACGACCTCAAAAAATATGTCAACGAGCTCAAAAGTTTTTTCCGTTATAGTTAAAATAAATGTTGCAGTAAGTATCAAAAAAGCCGATAGCAAGGCGGAAACGAACGCCCTTGAAATACTTTCTTCGCTTACTTGTTTTCTGAAAATTTCAACCTTATCTTTTCCTGTTATCATTGCGTAAATCTTTAATATAACTAATGCGAATGAGGTTGTTTTTATTCCGCCACCAGTTGAGCCTGGGGATGCACCTATCCACATAAGCAAAGAAATGAAAAGCGCTGTTGGTACTCCAATCTTTGAAATTTCAAGCGTGTTGAAACCAGCAGTTCGTGGGGTCACAGCTTGAAAAAATGCGTGAATAATTTTGCCCCAAAAGTTTTCCGTTCTTAAAGTGTTGTTAAATTCAAGCATTAAAAATATCAAAGTCCCCAAAATTATTAAAATTACCGTGGTGTAAATTGTTAATTTTGAATGGAGCGAGAAAACAATCGTTTGAGGTGGAATTTTGTCGTGGATAAATTTAATTCTTCTTATGGTTTTTAAAAATGGCTTTTCAATTGATTCGGTCAAAGCGATGAAACCAAGACCGCCAAGGATGAAAAGTAAGGCAATTGTGAGAATTGCAGGTATGTTGTCTTTTATATCAATCAAGTTATTTGAAAATGTGGAAAATCCAGCGTTACAGAAGGCAGAAATTGAGTGAAAAATAGAATGAAAAACTTTTTCCATCTTGCTCTTGAAAATTGAATCAGGAAGAAAATAAAAAAGAGCGATAGCCCCGAGCGCTTCAACTGAAAATGTAAGAATTAAAATTCTTGACACAGTTGATGAAATCTTTGATAGATTTTTCTCGCTGAAAATTTCACTTAGCAAAATTTTCTCTTTTATTCCCATCCCGCCACTTAAAAGAATTACAAAAAATGTGGTAAATGTCATTATCCCAAGTCCGCCAAGTTGAATTAAAACTAATATGATTATTTGTCCCAATCTTGTAAAATGCGTTCCCGTATCAACCACAATTAATCCAGTCACGCAAACGGCACTTGTTGCGGTAAAGAGAGCATCAATAAACGAAATCCCATGATAAGTTGCTTTTGGCAAAAACAAAAGAAATGTCCCCAACAGGATCATTATTAAAAAACTCAAAACAAGAAGTTGCGCTGGATGGATAGATT is a window from the Candidatus Kryptonium sp. genome containing:
- a CDS encoding dihydroorotate dehydrogenase electron transfer subunit, with amino-acid sequence MIIKTTALVVSNELVAENIYRMEILAPEISQNAKPGQFINIKVSENFDPLLPRPFSIYNAIEDKIQIIFNAIGKGTKILSTFKAGASINIIGPLGNGFNTTDEFDTAIIVAGGLGIAPFPFLTKILKEKNKKIITFIGAKTKHQLVTDGLENIKIATDDGSLGYKGTIIEFLKSNITNTDLTSFLSTFKIFGCGPNPMLKALVNLCNELNLNCEISVETQMACGTGLCRGCAVRSKGGIYKLACKDGPVFNSNEIVL
- the queE gene encoding 7-carboxy-7-deazaguanine synthase QueE; this translates as MSINKDENILTVNEIFFSIQGESSWVGLPCVFVRLTYCDLRCIWCDTEYAFYEGTDMTIDKIIEKVKSYNCKLVEITGGEPLLQENSLKLMKRLCDENFTVLLETGGHRDISQVDPRVHIIMDIKCPGSKMSHKNRWENINYLSSKDEVKFVIKDRSDYEWAKEVINKFNLAERVGTILFSPVFGEIEPVEIVTWILEDKLPVRFQIQLHKYIWSPTARGV
- the queD gene encoding 6-carboxytetrahydropterin synthase QueD, encoding MYKISVQKKFSASHIIRDYPGECGRLHGHNWNVKVVVKTKELNNFGMAIDFKELAKILNEIVDKLDHYHLNDIPPFDKIQPTAENLAKFFYDELKVKLGKYNNLEIDLVEIWETEKYTAIYQE
- a CDS encoding dihydroorotate dehydrogenase, translating into MKTEVVIGKLKIKNPVLVASGTFGYGDELLGTVDINKLGGIVTKSLTLKPKIGNPPPRIAETPCGMLNSIGLENIGVDKFITEKLPILRNYDTAIIVNIAAKRVEDYCEIINRLEDAEGVSAYEINISCPNVKEGGLEFGTNLSMTAKIVKETRKLTDKTLIIKLTPNVTRISDFAKVCKEEGADAVSLINTVVGMAIDIKTRKPKIASITGGLSGPAIKPIAIAKVFEVFRNVDIPIIGIGGITTWEDAVEFMIAGAKAVQVGTANFIDPTASLQIISGIIRYCEENKIYDVNEIVGSIVIDSPKVEK
- a CDS encoding TrkH family potassium uptake protein, with the protein product MLHHSDRLKKITDILNGIMIVVAGSVIATLVIEYGFHIDELTERILHQFNSIAIFYFVFFNLSKLILNPDPISYFRKKWLEFILTFLIIIQSIGFLFYIHGAQIIDIKTITRIYIASSQIYLTLDIALKALRYSQSLIQKSIHPAQLLVLSFLIMILLGTFLLFLPKATYHGISFIDALFTATSAVCVTGLIVVDTGTHFTRLGQIIILVLIQLGGLGIMTFTTFFVILLSGGMGIKEKILLSEIFSEKNLSKISSTVSRILILTFSVEALGAIALFYFLPDSIFKSKMEKVFHSIFHSISAFCNAGFSTFSNNLIDIKDNIPAILTIALLFILGGLGFIALTESIEKPFLKTIRRIKFIHDKIPPQTIVFSLHSKLTIYTTVILIILGTLIFLMLEFNNTLRTENFWGKIIHAFFQAVTPRTAGFNTLEISKIGVPTALFISLLMWIGASPGSTGGGIKTTSFALVILKIYAMITGKDKVEIFRKQVSEESISRAFVSALLSAFLILTATFILTITEKTFELVDIFFEVVSAFGTVGLSRGITADLTIFGKLIIIMMMFIGRVGPLVFSFAIFGRIEKRKYEYQKENVLVT
- a CDS encoding ferrous iron transport protein A; protein product: MRRKREIKKEELMKLADVEPGTEIEICELPSGNIKTHFVRLGVIEGTKVKCAHKLPGGTIVISKRHREIAVGSEIAKKIIVKKI
- a CDS encoding ferrous iron transporter B, translating into MYTHQRAEIELEKGLKKLVLVGNPNVGKSIFFNYFTGLYVEVSNYPGTTVEILKGRYKNFIVYDTPGIYGLSSFNDEERIAKNMIMEADVILNIVDAVNLERDLFLTLQLIDTGKPVVVALNMMDEAEKKKIKINIERLSKLLGVPVIPTIAVKQQGFKEVADAIEKATIGNRDKKIQEKISTISKKFKVSEIESLLIIEGDSETIDKLKSKFDGEIYNFDEREKIYIERRNKANQIVAEVVSIDTAGGKVSGLIGRLAIHPIFGLFFIAIVLYLAYLVVGKLIAQDLVSFTENEIGSRIYEYNIRKFVANYFPVEINVNVLDENEEIVEVKNFVFEHGLKNSPNTLNELQNFVRDKNVEYEFNFKSPVLTILFGEFGVLTMTVKYLLFLLLPLVIGFYLMLAILEDSGYLPRLATFVDRLMNYVGLNGKAVIPMILGFGCVTMATITTRLLSTSREKRIMTAILQITIPCSAQLAVITALLMRAGFQATLIYLLTMFSVFVTVGVVLNKVLPGSATPLLIDLPPMRIPRIDNLARKTWMRTFYFIKEAGMWFFIGAFLIGVMQVTGLLEKWIQVLSPLTINWLQLPAEASRAFIMGIVRRDFGAAGFYALDLTPMQTVAGLVTITLFVPCIASLMVMLKERGAFEGLIIWASSWIIAFTVGGIVSQILI
- a CDS encoding bifunctional folylpolyglutamate synthase/dihydrofolate synthase, giving the protein MKQSQNYIEMINFLYSLQRFGIKLGLQNIERLLKLLQNPERKFISIHVAGTNGKGSTSSFIASILKASGYKVGLYTSPHLVDFTERIRINGIPIPRERVVEYVKILQDEIVNLKATFFEATTAIAFKYFADEKVDFAVVEVGLGGRLDSTNVIKPAVSVITTISYDHMDVLGDTIEKIALEKAGIIKDETPCITGCDDERALNVIKEVAKEKKSKLIIADQISKVNVKSVDENSLKFDLKTEKNFYPDLVAGVSGRFQLKNSQLAILVYELLTDLGLLSFDKKSVYEGLLNVRSFSGLRGRLEIINLSNTSKNPKIIIDVAHNYPAITQLVSELEIFKRKKLLLLFAVMRDKEYEKMIRKLSEITDFAVATQPKIGRALDAKTIYEIFQKHGISSTYIQDSDKAFDFILNKAEEDDLILITGSTYLVGEIIAHIEKRKIECLI
- a CDS encoding TrkA family potassium uptake protein translates to MNKKKFAIIGLGTFGKNLALDLAEANVEVLAIDLNEERINELSHPNIVPVKLDSTDIRELERFGLKDMDAVIVTIGENFEALLLTCVLLKELGAKRIIARATEEIHKKILKSIGISEEDIISPEEEVAKHVSKLLLSDGFIEFFEITKDYEVAWIKAPKDFIGKTIRELELRKNYNVLLITVIKNKKPLGVPDPDAKIEPEDELLIFGKDKDIKKIISRSYV
- a CDS encoding transcriptional repressor, coding for MASAKLIEKVQADFKNYLKRGNLRATEQRYEVLNSILQIDGHFDAEELFIKMKSEGKKVSRATVYNTLDLLFELGVVSRHKVGNVFVYERAFGRAHHDHLICVNCRSIIEFRSEEIERLQDEICKKYKFKPIRHTHQIFGLCAKCAEKEK
- a CDS encoding tetratricopeptide repeat protein; its protein translation is MRSEFNAYFNTYYNAQVIFEQVEEALQNRFAYEKFLSVEKFDSEFNIPPNDKAKLDDVIKKCSKILQYHLNTSVGDDALLMIGKSYLYQDNYLAAERKFAELISTFPKSKLYNDALYFLMLTLSKEKKYEDAIIAFQTKVPQSPRNKDLWKLYKIYGLVKYRISEIDSAIHYLNLSAQQAKGEDKAEILFYLGEISEIRNPTESAKFYNNASKATGRNNLKIYSLIKYAVQQRKIGNYELAERVLNDLIFSNIDKDYERKVYLELARTHYISGKIDLAIQTYNYLDTTYRRTEESAFGYFELGQIYETKFGKYDSAKIFYERAFIEFPQSDVAKQALKKSTILNDYFRYHDIITRNDSILKSVIHNSDSAIVINTDSLKSLISQAKYSLAWTFYMFLNRTDSAIYYLESIIDKYPESNIVPRSYYLLGTIYESIDTAKARTIYLELIRKFPHSEFSTHLMKLLGIKNEVVKDTLNEIYHKAISMIDTDPEAAIKMLTLIFNQNTNSPIKAKALYAIGWINEYKLKNFAKAKEYYTNVLEKFPGSEYAKMAELKLNPEKNLGQQPQTLPLQTLPKPIEQEKMKTKEIEEIIDEAPTTRDGKKRRIIIDDY